One window from the genome of Marinobacter sp. LV10R510-11A encodes:
- the cmk gene encoding (d)CMP kinase → MSEGSAPVIAVDGPGGSGKGTVTQMLAKKLGWHLLDSGALYRLTALAATRQNVSLDDEAALIRVAASLDVAFEPTPEGEPVKVILAGEDVTGDIRTETCGNNASKIAVMQPVRDALLQRQRDFQQKPGLVADGRDMGTVVFPNAPVKIFLTASAQERARRRFGQLNAAGVDVSIDAVLEEIRVRDERDMNRSAAPLKPADDAQVIDSTGLSIKEVLDRCMAVVGQI, encoded by the coding sequence ATGTCGGAAGGCAGCGCACCAGTCATCGCGGTTGACGGCCCGGGTGGTTCAGGCAAGGGTACAGTTACCCAAATGCTGGCGAAAAAACTGGGCTGGCACCTGCTCGACAGTGGTGCGCTCTACCGGCTAACGGCTCTTGCGGCAACGCGCCAAAACGTATCGCTAGATGATGAAGCCGCGTTGATCCGTGTTGCTGCGTCTCTGGATGTGGCCTTCGAACCCACGCCCGAGGGCGAGCCTGTAAAAGTGATTTTGGCCGGGGAGGATGTTACCGGTGACATCCGCACGGAAACCTGCGGCAACAACGCATCTAAGATTGCCGTAATGCAACCGGTGCGTGATGCGCTTCTGCAACGCCAGCGTGACTTCCAGCAGAAACCAGGGTTGGTAGCCGATGGCCGCGATATGGGCACGGTTGTGTTCCCGAATGCACCGGTTAAGATTTTCCTAACAGCCAGTGCGCAAGAGCGTGCCCGGCGGCGTTTCGGCCAGTTGAACGCTGCGGGAGTCGATGTTAGTATTGACGCCGTTTTAGAGGAGATACGGGTTCGTGATGAACGAGATATGAACCGTTCCGCAGCCCCTCTCAAGCCTGCAGATGATGCGCAAGTCATTGATTCTACGGGTTTGAGTATAAAGGAGGTGCTCGACAGATGTATGGCTGTAGTAGGTCAGATCTGA
- a CDS encoding bifunctional prephenate dehydrogenase/3-phosphoshikimate 1-carboxyvinyltransferase, with translation MPSREPLFQRVAIIGLGLIGGSLAGAIRKHGLAHEVVAADQRKEDLLLGESQGVIDTIAQTVAEAVQGADLVVLAVPVQATRKVLEEIRPHLAADAILTDVGSTKSGFVKDVEAVFGEFLPCIIPGHPIAGSERSGIRAANSDLFRNHKVILTPPDNVSSNDLAKLQALWEACGATVLTMSVAYHDEVLAATSHLPHLIAFSLVDTLAGEGQNMDIFRYAAGGFRDFTRIAASDPVMWHDIFLSNSDAVLRVIDHFTHDLDQLRTAIAEQDGAMLLRVFSRAKAAREHFSKMLSGQAYVTNNSEKQVTFRLQPGGSVTGDIRVPGDKSISHRSIMLGALADGITEVKGFLEGEDSLATIQAFRDMGVTIEGPDNGFVRIHGVGMHGLQAPRSPIYLGNSGTGMRLFTGLLAAQPFESELTGDASLSVRPMNRVADPLRSMGAVIDTAEGGRPPLKIRGSQNKKLTGIHYDMPVASAQVKSCLLLAGLYAEGTTSVTEPAPTRDHTERMLAGFGYKVERDGPTASVTGGGKLTANAIDVPADISSAAFFMVAASIAPGSDLTLRHVGMNPTRIGVINILQQMGGNIEIMAEREIGGEPVADLRVRFAELKGINIPEDQVALAIDEFPALFIAAACATGRTVLTGAEELRVKESDRIQVMADGLATLGIETTVTEDGIVIEGGQTIKGGTVYSHDDHRIAMSFAAASLRATEEIEITDCAVVATSFPGFVELARETGINISAEVSGGASAEQGAR, from the coding sequence GTGCCATCCCGCGAACCGCTTTTTCAGCGTGTTGCCATTATTGGGTTAGGCTTAATAGGTGGTTCGCTGGCCGGCGCTATTCGCAAACACGGTTTGGCGCATGAGGTCGTTGCTGCGGATCAACGCAAAGAAGACCTGCTGCTAGGCGAGTCCCAGGGTGTGATTGATACGATTGCGCAAACGGTTGCCGAAGCGGTGCAGGGCGCAGACCTTGTTGTGCTGGCCGTGCCGGTACAGGCGACCCGCAAGGTGCTTGAAGAAATACGCCCGCATCTTGCGGCAGATGCCATTCTTACAGACGTTGGCAGTACCAAGTCCGGTTTCGTGAAGGACGTTGAGGCTGTCTTCGGCGAGTTTTTGCCCTGTATTATTCCGGGGCATCCCATTGCGGGTTCGGAGAGAAGTGGCATCCGTGCGGCTAATTCGGATTTGTTCAGAAACCACAAAGTTATACTGACTCCCCCAGATAACGTCAGCAGTAATGATCTCGCCAAGCTTCAAGCTTTGTGGGAGGCGTGCGGCGCTACCGTACTCACCATGTCTGTGGCTTATCACGATGAAGTGCTGGCGGCGACCAGCCATCTACCCCATCTGATTGCCTTCTCGCTGGTTGATACGCTGGCCGGGGAAGGCCAGAACATGGATATATTCCGGTATGCAGCAGGCGGGTTCCGTGACTTTACTCGCATTGCCGCAAGCGATCCGGTTATGTGGCACGATATCTTTCTTTCCAACAGCGACGCCGTTCTTCGGGTGATTGATCATTTCACCCATGATCTGGATCAGTTGCGCACAGCAATTGCCGAGCAAGACGGCGCCATGCTGTTGCGGGTATTTAGCCGCGCCAAGGCGGCCCGCGAACACTTTTCAAAAATGCTTTCAGGACAGGCCTACGTGACAAATAACAGTGAAAAGCAGGTAACGTTCCGCCTCCAGCCCGGTGGCTCAGTAACCGGCGACATACGGGTGCCCGGTGATAAATCCATTTCCCATCGCTCAATTATGCTCGGCGCTCTCGCCGACGGCATAACCGAAGTGAAAGGCTTTCTCGAGGGCGAAGACAGTCTCGCCACGATACAGGCGTTCCGGGATATGGGCGTTACGATTGAGGGGCCAGATAACGGCTTTGTGCGCATCCACGGTGTTGGAATGCATGGTTTACAGGCACCGCGTAGCCCGATATATCTCGGTAACTCTGGCACAGGCATGAGGTTGTTCACCGGTCTGTTGGCCGCGCAGCCTTTTGAATCTGAACTTACGGGTGATGCCAGTCTTTCAGTGCGACCTATGAATCGGGTCGCTGACCCGCTTCGGTCTATGGGTGCAGTGATCGACACGGCAGAGGGTGGACGTCCGCCTTTGAAAATTCGGGGCAGCCAGAACAAGAAGCTTACCGGTATTCACTACGATATGCCGGTTGCCAGTGCTCAGGTGAAATCCTGTCTGTTACTTGCAGGTTTGTATGCTGAGGGAACAACCTCTGTTACTGAGCCAGCGCCGACTCGTGATCATACCGAGCGTATGCTGGCAGGGTTTGGCTATAAGGTAGAGCGGGATGGCCCAACGGCCAGCGTTACAGGTGGTGGCAAGCTGACGGCTAATGCCATTGATGTTCCCGCAGACATATCGTCGGCCGCTTTTTTCATGGTTGCCGCTAGTATTGCTCCGGGTTCCGATCTGACTCTGCGCCATGTAGGTATGAACCCAACACGGATAGGCGTGATCAACATTCTGCAGCAAATGGGCGGAAATATTGAAATCATGGCCGAGCGTGAGATCGGTGGCGAGCCGGTTGCCGATCTGCGCGTTCGCTTCGCTGAGCTCAAGGGTATCAATATCCCAGAAGACCAGGTGGCATTGGCTATCGATGAGTTCCCGGCGCTGTTTATTGCGGCGGCTTGCGCCACCGGCCGAACTGTTCTGACCGGTGCTGAGGAGCTGCGGGTAAAAGAAAGCGACCGTATTCAAGTAATGGCAGACGGCCTTGCAACACTGGGTATAGAAACCACGGTTACGGAAGATGGCATTGTGATCGAAGGCGGCCAAACTATTAAGGGTGGCACTGTTTACAGCCATGACGACCACCGCATTGCCATGTCTTTTGCGGCGGCCTCTTTGCGCGCCACCGAAGAGATTGAAATAACTGACTGCGCCGTTGTGGCGACATCCTTCCCGGGCTTCGTAGAGCTTGCCCGAGAAACAGGCATCAATATTTCAGCCGAAGTGTCTGGCGGCGCGAGCGCTGAACAGGGAGCACGTTAA